CAGTTTTGTGGCGACAGCTCTCTTTTTGTGTGTTCTGTGTAATTTTTATCTTTGCGACAGTGAGAGGCGACAGGGCTGGTATGGACAGAGGCCGAAGTGGAGTCTGGCTTCTGGGGTTTTCTCCCTGGACACCTGATGATTTCAAAACTAAAAGTGCAGAGGTGCCAGTCAGTCACTGTTTGGGATTGGGCCTGTAGGACCCACCTGCACCTCCTTAGATGACAAAATACGGACCACATCTCACTATTAGTTTATTCTACATTGCCGTGACAAAAATACCAGAAACAGTTTGTGGAAGAAATGCTTTatactggcttataggttcagagaaaTCTCAGTCTGTCAATGGTGGGGAAGCTTGGAGAAGTGGCAGAGCCTGTTGCCTTGGTGATGAACCAATCCTCAGAGGTTCACTCACTGCTAGAACACGGGGCTGGGAGGATCAGTAGGACCTATTGCCAGGCAGGCTGCACAGCCTTTAGATAAAGCCCTAAGCCCACTGTGGTAGTTAAGCAACGTGATGCTgaagaagtggaggcaggggacTCAGCCTCCAAATATCTCCACTTTGCTTTGTAAGATAagctctctccctgaacctgcaTCTCCCAGTTTCAGCTGGAATGGCTGTGCAGTGATCTACTTATCTTTGTCTTCCATCCCTAGGAGGGGGTTACAGATGTGTTCCTCCACATATGTTTTTactggtgctggggatttgaacttggttCCCTATATTTTTGAAACACTTTATCTAATGAGTCATCTTCCTAACTCTGGCTCATATTTTgaagtaataataatataattatattatactaataatattacactaatattatataatatataataaaatataattatattatactatcattattatgtaatatataataataattattattattagtggtgCTGCAGATAGATTGCAGAACTTTATACCCGTTAAGTAAGTGCTCCTCCACTGAGCCACAaccccagcccctcattgggggattctaggcaggggttctACAACCAAGCCACGCCCTGAGCCCGTCACAAATGAGAGAAACCTATCTGTGTTTTGTGCATTTCGCtcacaagtctctctctctctctctctaatatggaatgcttcatgagtttgcatgtcatccttgctcaggggccatgctaatcttctctttatcgttccaattttagtatatgtgctgccgaagcgagcacgcTCGcgagtctctctctttttttttttttttttttaaagatttatttattttttattatatgtaagtacactgtagctgtcttcagacgcaccagaagagggcatcagatctcattacgggtggttgtgaggacttgaacttcggaccttcggaagagcagtcgggtgctcttacccactgagccatctcaccagccccacgagtctcttaaaaatgtgtttttacaCGGTTGGGTCTCATGGTTTTATCTGAGGAACATTCTAGGATATGGTTTTAGCGTGTACTTGGCTGCTGTAACCATGAAGGTGACCCTAAACTTGTGGTCATTTGATAACAGTTTTAAGGGTTGGGAAGATGGCTAATGCTAAAGTGCTTGTTACATAAATATGAGGATCTGAGTTGAGTCTCCAGCACTTGGAAAAGCCTGGCATCGTGttcctgcaatcccagtgctgggaagtaGATCCCTGTGGCTTGCTGGCATCCAGCCTTGCTGAATTAGTGAGGTAGAGGTTCAATGAAAGACcttgtcaggctggagagatggctcagtagttaagagcactgactgctctcccaaaggtcctgagttcaattcccagcacccacatggtggctcacaaccatctgtaatgagatctgatgccctcttttggtgtgtctgaacacagctacagtgtgctcatataaatcaaataaatacaaaaaataaataaatagaaaaattgaaacaaaaactaaaaaaaaaagaaaaagaaaagaaaagaaaaaaagactgtctgaaaaataagatggagagggtctggagagattgGGTAACAATTACCATGTTTATTATTACACCTTTCTAAAAATGATAATTCTTTTTGGGGCCAGTGCAATGGTTCATTGAGCAGGGACACTGGCCACTGGCACTGATGACGTGAATCCCATTTCCAGGACCAACATGGTGGACTcactgacctccacaggtgtggCCATgcgtgtgagtgcacacacacgaatagataataaaaaaatgtagggAGAGGACTTCTGGCAGTGGGTGGCTGTGGATCCGGGAGAGTCATTAGCCTTTGGGGGTGTGGTTGCTGCTAGGTTGCCCAGTGGGTGTCTCATAGCCATGAGCACATAGGCAACATTGGACTCAGGGGGTTCTTAATAACAGTAAGTTAAAAAGCtgacatgaagttgggaaggaaatGAGTTGAGGGTTGCCAGGGAGAGTTGGAGGAAGTAGTAGGGGGGTAAATAAGATTAAAAGACAAAGTATGCACGTATGAAAATTTCAAGTAACAGATAaaattattgttgctgttgttattttgaggcagggtctctctgtgtagccctggctgtttgggaacttgctatatagaccaggctagcctcaaattcacagagttccacctgcttctgcctcctgagtgctgggataaaaggcgtgtgaTGCAGCACCACAGCCAGCcattgttgcatgtgtgtgttctcctGTACAAATGTGTACGCGTGCCTTAGTGCACAGGGACGCCATCAGAGGACAGGTTTTATgagtccattttctccttccaccacgtgggtcctaGGGAGAAAACTTGACTCGTAAGACTTAGTGGCAAGTGCCtctacccgctgagccacctcactggtccCAGAGGAGCCTCATGCTCATTTGTATTCCACACCCCTCCTGCCCCAGGCATGTTctccctttgtagcacatgctaGAATTCACTACATATCCCAGTCTGGCCTCacacttgtggcaatcctcctgcctcagcctcctgagtagtaaGTTTATTTCCTTAGGCTTATTGCCAGACTATTCTCTGCACACAGTCGGTGCTGGTGGCGAGCTGTGCCAGCTAGTCTtaaagtcaacttgacacaagcttgagccatctgaaaggagggagcctcGATTAAGAAAAATACCTCCGTAGGATCGGGCTGTTGGCaaggctgtagggcattttcttaattagtgattgatggggggaggggggagccatttgtgggtggtgccatgcctgggctggttgtcctgggttctGTGAAGAAGCTATGATGAGCAACCTGGTAAGCAGTGCTCCTCCATGGtcagctcctgccctgcttgagttcctgtcctgacttccttcgatgaTGAACCGTGATATAGAaatgtaagccagataaaccctttcctccccaagttgttttgtttgtggtgtTTCATCCCAGAAACAGTGAGCCTAACTAAGACCCTGGCTGATTTTCTtgtttggctattttttttttttcataagaaaaatgaCTTAAGGAAGAAACATGGGCGGGGCTCCTGGTTTTGTGGCTACAGCCCCTAGCTGGAATGCTTCCTCAGAGCAAGCCAGCTGTTGTACTTACTCCTAGGCAATACAGGCCAGCAGCTGAGGCTGCAACATGAGCCTCACCTCACAGAACTTATCTCCCCTCTGCCCACATAATCCTAAGATTATGAGAAGAAAATCAGAGTGGCCCAGGATAAGGTTGCCGAGGCGATGCCGCTGAACCACTgggctctcccctccccttcccttccctccctccatcccttttttttttttttttttttttttttttagtttttttgagacaaggtttctctgtgtagccctggctgttcaggaactcactctgtagacccagctggcctcagactcagagatccacctgcctctgcctcctgtgtgctaggattaaataaaataaaagcttgtagccgggtgtggtggcgcacacctttaatcccagcactcaggaggcagaggcaggtggatttctgagtttgaggccagcctggtctacaaagtgagttctaggacagctagggctacacagagaaaccctgtctcaaaaaaaaaaaatgcctctattagattggcttgtaggcaagcctgtgtgtGGAACAttatcttgattgatgattgatgtgggagggctcagtccactgtgggcggtgccaccgCTGGACAGATAGCTGTGGGGTGTatgagaaagcaaactgagcgatccagtaagcagtgttccttcctccctggcctctgcctgaATGCTTGCTCTAGGTTCCAGGCCTGATTTTCCTCAGTGAGGGTGACAGCtgcaagctgaaataaatcccttTCTCCTGAAGtagctttttggtcatggtgtttaccacAGTAATAGGAAGCAAACTAAGGCACTGCTAACCCTTCTCTGGAGTTGGCGTTTCTGGAAATTTGATGagttctcaacaacaacaaaaacacagcaGGGTAAAAGAGAAACCCTACGTCTAGCAGATACGGCAGAACATGTTCGCCACCTCAGCTTTCAAAGTGCTGACACAGGAGGACCTTGCATTGTAAGCCGGCCTGTTCTACACAGTTGCAACTTGTCTCAAAGCCAAAGAAACGGAGCTGGGCGTGCTGACGCACACCTGCAATAGCGATCAGGAGAATCAGGAGCTCAAGGCTACCTTTGGGTAAGTagtaaatctgaggccagcctgggcaagagGACAGCTCTccaagcaaaacctaaaaccaaacAATCACAAAACCAAAGGCTAAACAGACAGGAAGACTATGGAAAAATAACCCTAAATACAAAGCAGAGAATGATGGAAACGTTGGAGTTGCAGAGATGTGTTGTCCTGGAAACCGCTCTGCAGTGTTGTCATAGAAACCACAGGGCCATGTGTCGTCATAGAAACCACTCCTCTTAGGGATGCTTCAGAACTATTTTTAAGTCCTCTGGCAATCAGTGTAGCTCCTTAATGTGAGATTGTCCGGCAACTGATTCCACTAATCACACATGTatagtatataaacacacatataaagtttctatgtatatttatatattctttttctacatgaaaaatatttttttttattgagataGTTTCCCAAagcataggctggcctcaaatttgaaaTGCATCCAAGGACAGCCTTGAAATTTTAACCCACCTGCCAAGGGGATACAGGTGGGCACCACCACActgacttgtttttgtttgtttgtttgttgttgttttcgaggcagggtttctctgtgtagccctggctgtcctggaactcactctgtagaccacgctggccttgaactcagaaatccacctgcctctgcctcccaagtgctgggattaaaggcgtgcgccaccactgcccagccccatACTGACTTTTAACCAAttaattcttttgagacagtcttgttaTGTATCCATGATTGGCCTGGTACTTGATATGCAGACCTGGAAAGCCTTGAATTTTCTGGGATCCTCATGATGAGAAAACTGGCATGCACTACTATGCCTGGCTTTATAAACATATCTTAATTGATTTACAGTCaaaattttcatctttatttaatgtgcataattcctttacctgcatgtatacatgtgtactcTGTGTAACCAAAGTGACCAGAAAGTGAGACAGATTTTTTGGAtcttacagatgattgtgaatcaCCATGGAGATGGACCCTGGGTCCTATTCCAGTGCAGCCAGTGAGCTATAACCCTTGAGCTATATAACACCAGTCTGATAAACACTTTTCTTTTCCTGAGAaaaagtctcactatatagcattggctggcctggaactcggtgTGCTTGTGGTGGCCAGAGTCAATATGGGTGTCTTCTCCCcatattcactatgtagcctaggctggccgagaacttgccatgtagaccaggctggcctaaaactcagagatcctcctgtctctgtctcccaagtgctgggattaaaggcatgtgccaccactgtccggctcgCCCCAATTACTTCGTATTCTATCATCATCTTCTTATTCTTCTTCATCTCCATCACcaacatcaccatcatcaccattccACACCACAAAAAGTCCCCTGGAAAAGCTTCCCTTCTTCACTAGTGCTGTGTTCACGGACCCGTTTCCTGGGCAAGTCACCCAGGCAACATGACCCAACTTACTCTTCTCCCAAGGCTAGTGGCTTTGTTATTATAGAAAGGGTCATCTATTTTACTAAGTCACGAAGGAAAAGAGCCGCcattcattaaaacaaacaaacaaacaaacccctaaggatttgtttccatctttttttttttttttgagattgttgTTGATAGGAGAATGAATCTGAAGGTGAAAGATGATTTGAATAATGCCACCCTGCTACTACCTCACATACCATGGAGTGACCACACACCCTCCCAGGAGTTGTGAAGTCAAGAAGGAGGTTCAGGGCTCCCAGAGGTCCCCATGGTTTAGCCACATCCATCCTGCAGCAGATGGCCTTGAAGAGCACACAGAACTGCAAGATCCCACTTATCTAGGGAGATGACTTCCTGCACTGCCCTTCCTCCTGGCTGCACTTGACCTTGCCCATAGATACATCCTCCAAGCCACGGGGTCCCTGTGAGGCATCTCTCCTCCCCATCGCTCCCAATCCACCTTTTCCATGTTAGAGAATACAGACAAAGGGACGTGAGGACCATGGAACTCTAGCTGTACAGACGATACACATTTGCTTTGTATAAGGAATTCCACAGTATAGTCTATCTGGGAAATAAATACTGGATTGAGAAATAAATTACTTTCTTTACTagagcttttaatttttttaaaaattttcatctatgtgtgtgtttcttttatgtgagTGTAGTGCCTGTCAAAGCCAGAAGGGGATATTGGAtccccaccaccacaacaacacattataaaacaacaacaacaacaacaattaattaTAAAAGTTTCCAGACATGGAGGCACAagactttaattctagcactcaggaagtagagacaggtagGTTTCTGTGAGCTCCaagccaggcagggctacacaggacCCTGCCTTGTGGGTGAgggtgggatatatatatatatatatatatatatatatatatatatatatgtttatgtgtgtgtgtgtgtgtgtgtgtgtgtgtgtgtgtgtgtgtgtatttaaagagaaaaagtagTCCGTGGTGGAGAAACGGCTCTGGAGGGATGCACAATGTGAACTTTTTGCCCAATGAACACCTAAGCAGTCACAGCAGTCGCATCTTTTGTCTGTCTTCCATGTTAAGTTTGATTGCAGAGCCCACACACAGCAGGCTAGGATGATGCTTAGCAACCAATGGACTGTTGCCATGGAGACCGCCGGGGATGCGGATCTGAGGACCTTGTGCAGGAAGCAAGTGCGCATGAGTGATCTTCAACGCCAGCTGGCCAGCTCGGTATAGATCAAGGCTGTGTGACCTGTGCTGACTGGAGCTGAAGCATAGGGACGGAGTCCTGGCCTCTTTGGGGCCAGAGCCTGCGCTTGGGAAAGCAGCTGTGCTCCAGGCTCCTAGCTTTGACCTGGGTGAGTTGTCAGAAGCGGGGGAGGCCAGAATATCCCTGTGAACCTGTGGAGCGCCAGGCTCCAGGAACCATATTCAGGACACGTGAGCACCAGGGGCCCAGGCTGGGAAGGAGGATCctgggagcgggggtggggggtagcgGGGAGGAGAGGCGCTATGGACGAGGCGTTGTGTAAGGCCAAAGCTGTGGAGGAGTCAGGGGAGACCTATATTCCTGTCCATCTTCCAGGGGATTTGACCTCACTGCCTTGTTACTTTGCAGGATTCATATTTGGGGAGCCTTACTTTACCTCCACCCCCTTTCTTTCACGAACAGGTAGAGCAGAAAGATGTCGGAGCCCGTGGCCATGACCCTGCTGGAAGATTGGTGCAGGGGCATGGGAATGGACATCCACAGATCCCTGTTGGTCACTGGGATCCCTGAGTACTGTAGCCACGCAGAAATTGAGGAGACCTTGAATGGGGTCCTCTTGCCACTGGGCACATACCGTGTGCTCAACAaaatttttttgaggcaagagAACGTGAAGGCTGCTCTAGTTGAGGTTAGCGAGGGTGTGAATCTGAGCTCTATACCCCGGGAGTTCCCAGGGAGGGGCGGTGTCTGGAGAGTGGTCTGCAGGGATCCCACCCAGGACGacgactttttaaaaaatctgaacgAATTCTTGGATGGCGAAGGACGCACTTGGGAGGATATGGTGCGCCTCTTGAAGCTTAACCCTAACCCACCGCTACCGAATTCAAACCAGCCTCCACCGAACTGGGCAGAAGCCCTGGGGTTGCTCCTGGGTGCAGTAGTACAGGTCATATTCTACATGGATGCTGCAATCCGTAGTCGGGATGAAGAAGCAAGGGCTGAGGAGGCTGCTGAGGCTGAGTTGATGGAGGCTTGGGCTTCCACAGCGAGGAAGAGAGTAAAGAAGGAACCCGGGCTGGGCGTCGAAGTGGGCTCAGCTTTCAAGATGGAGGACCGAAACTATTGGAAGAACACAGAGGACCATGGTGACCCTCCAAAACCTCTAGTTCGCAGGCCTGGAGGTAAGATTCGCtccaggaggaggaagcagaaaaaaaatcttaagcaaGAGCCAATATGCTGGAGGAAATCCCAGGGCAGCAATTACAACAGCAATTACAATAAGGTTAATTTGGAAGCTGGTGAAGCTGCCCAGAGCTCAGAGATCCCAGAGTCTGTCAAGAGCAACAAAAAACCCTTTGTGAAGCAGGAAGAGACagtatggaagaagaaaagagtctGGAGGGATCCCAGCGATCTTCCTCGGTCTGCGCTGCCTGCAGCTGACAGCCCCGGGAACCTAGAGGATTCAGATCAAGATGGTGGACCGGAGAACCCCGCAAAGAAGAAAGCCATGACCTGGGCCTCTAACAAGATCCCTGTCCCcacgaggaagaagaagaagatggtgAGCTTGGGCACTCTCTCCTATGTCCTGCTTGATGCTGAAGCCACCAAGAACAAAACAGCGATTCTGAAGAAAGGGCTTGGTGCTAGAAGGGCTGTGTCGGTACCTCATGATGCACCTGCTTCAACATCCAGGCCTCAGAAGACCAAGCTGGGAGCCTTCCCTCGAGTCTCCAAAGGTGAATGCACATAGAGATGACTTGGTTAGTTAAGGTGGGGTTCAGTGGGGTACAGAGGGGGCCACAACAGGGTAACCAGGAGGACCTCAGGATATTGGGGGAGGAAAAAACAAGCTACCCTCCCAGGTGAGGATTATCAAGCAAGAGGCTGGGCCTCCCTCCTAGAGCCCTTACTAGGCATCATTGGGGTCAAGGTTGACCCATGACCATCTGATCCATTTCCCTCCATAAAAATGTAGCAGTTTTGGCGCAGGACATCGTGTcacatgcttgtaaccccagcacttgggaggcaaagcagAGGGTTGAGAGTTTAAGGTCAGCTGGGCTATATAAAAATTTATGATTTGAGATTCTGTAGTCTGTTGAGGTGTAGGGATCAAAGGCTAACGTTTCTAGGGCCTGGCTGggtaggggtggaggtgggggtggccaCGGTCCTGGTCTCAGGAGATTCCCAGGCAGTAAATATCTAATTATGGTTCTTCCTGCTTCCCTTGGTGTGTTCTGATCTATCCATAGATTCCAGGAAGCTATGATTTGGGGAACCCTGTACCCACGGAGGTGAGAGAGCATCAAGGAAGAAGACTCAAGTTGGAAGAGAACTTTTTCTTTGTGGTTGAATAAAACCTGACTGTGAACCGTTGGGGGCCCAGTGTGCCTGTGTGGGTCAGACTCACACAGGCAATGGATGTAAGGCCTTAGGTTGGGGGATACTGTCAGGGGGAGATTCCCTCTGTGTCTTTTCCTGAGTTGGAGCCACTTTTCATTTCTGCACAGCCTCAAAGGTGGACAAGGTAATAAATAGCTTTGGAAAATTCTAGAACGTTCTTTCCCTTTGCCCACAAAGGGGCTCACGGTATTGCGCACCCACATTCAGCCTTTATTCTCTTCTACCCCTGCTTTTTCTTCTGGAGGCATAGCTTGCCTGCTCGGCCTGCGGCCCAGAAGGGCATGTAGACATTTTGTTCCTTGCACTGTACGAATTTGGTAAGTCAGACCTTGCTCTTTGAAGCTTGCTGTGTGGATTCTTCAGTGTTCACCCTCCAGCAGCCTAAATGGAAATTGAGATCCTGAGAGTTAGttctgggaaaaaaacaaacaaacatctgccTGCCCTTGAATCCTTCAGTTTTCATTGTCTTTGAAGAAAACTAGGGGCAAGGAAGATGGTTCAGTGCATAATAGGGCTTGCAGTGCAAGcttaaggacctgagttctaatccccaggactcacataaAAGTCTGTGCCTGTAACACCAGCATCAGGTGGTGCAGACAAGTAGACCCCAagagcttgctggccaaccagcctaTCTGAAATAGTGAACTTCTGGGCTGGGGAATCCCCTAGTGAGGGGATAGGGGCATGGCTCCGTGGTAGAGCCCCTGTTCTGAATTCCCCAATAAGGGGCTGCAGGCAGGGTTCAGtgatagagcccctgcctagaatcccctagtGAGGGGTTGGCGCGGCTCAGCACTACACCCCTTcccagaatcccccagtgaggggctgggagtgggCTTAGTGAGCTTCtgcctagcatatgcaaggccctgggttccatctccagaaccaataaaaaacaaaatggaataaaaatggcACTTTAGTTCCCAAATGCGGTGATACCCTCTTTAGAAGCCTGTGGTGGAAAGGAGAGGTTGATAGAATTAAATTTCTAGCTCTAATTCCGTTGACCTCTATCTTTGAGGCTTAAATAAGTTGCTCACATTATAGTCAGAAGAAGAAAAtctgtctctttttaaaagtttctttaaaatGAGCTGATCTCTACCTTCTGAATTTAGTGCTGCCATTAAATCTGACCATGCCTCATTCTGTGTGCCTGTAAACCAGAGAGGATGGTGCCACCCCCATCTGTGGTTTCTAAATTATATCCTGAGGACTCCTTTTTCATGTTTAAAAGCATGAAAGAGAGGCTTCAGATATGGGTGAGTGGGAAAAGGGGTTTGACATCAAGCCCGAgtccctgggttcgatccccaggacccacatcacGGAAAGAAAGAGGTGACCCCTGAAAGTTttgttctgacctccacatttatTCCATGGCACATGCATACccccataaataaatataattaaaaattatgtgtgGAAGAAGCAAAGGTGTTGGTGTGTGGCCGTAACCCCAGCAtgtggagcctgaggcaggagaatgtctctgaattcaaggccaggttgggctacagagtaatatcctgtctcaaaataaataagtaaataagaacagtttttttAAAGTGTGGGAAAACAACAACTCAGTTGTGTTGTAATCCAAAATACTGCTGTATTCCCTTGTGTGTATAAATAACTGTATCTGGTTATCCACACTGTGCTTTGCGTAcaattgtattttcctttgtgtatgtgtgtgttcatctatgcatatgtgcatgtgtgtgtatgtggaggcagAGGATTACCTAGGGTGTCACTCTTCGGCCACCAGCCAcctttttatgagacagggttctctCACTGGCTTGAAACTGGCTAGCATGCTAGGCTGGACCGGAACTGCAgggctctcctgtctctgcctccccagctctaGGGCTACAAGCCGGCGCTaccatgttctttttctttttgcacaggttctggggatcaaactcaattCCTCATTCGTGCAACATGCTTTCCCTACTGGGCTGTCCCTGCCACCCCCTAATGAAGTTTCTTG
This Mus musculus strain C57BL/6J chromosome 7, GRCm38.p6 C57BL/6J DNA region includes the following protein-coding sequences:
- the Pnmal1 gene encoding paraneoplastic antigen-like protein 8A isoform X1, which codes for MSEPVAMTLLEDWCRGMGMDIHRSLLVTGIPEYCSHAEIEETLNGVLLPLGTYRVLNKIFLRQENVKAALVEVSEGVNLSSIPREFPGRGGVWRVVCRDPTQDDDFLKNLNEFLDGEGRTWEDMVRLLKLNPNPPLPNSNQPPPNWAEALGLLLGAVVQVIFYMDAAIRSRDEEARAEEAAEAELMEAWASTARKRVKKEPGLGVEVGSAFKMEDRNYWKNTEDHGDPPKPLVRRPGGKIRSRRRKQKKNLKQEPICWRKSQGSNYNSNYNKVNLEAGEAAQSSEIPESVKSNKKPFVKQEETVWKKKRVWRDPSDLPRSALPAADSPGNLEDSDQDGGPENPAKKKAMTWASNKIPVPTRKKKKMVSLGTLSYVLLDAEATKNKTAILKKGLGARRAVSVPHDAPASTSRPQKTKLGAFPRVSKDSRKL